A part of Notolabrus celidotus isolate fNotCel1 chromosome 21, fNotCel1.pri, whole genome shotgun sequence genomic DNA contains:
- the LOC117804752 gene encoding uncharacterized protein LOC117804752 isoform X2, which translates to MLSKPRPNTTPELQASQVEASSGVKRKTPVPLPPELAFLVKETAGATKPLSSESTPEPRPSAACTASQNEVRLEDSAEDVPSAHPPVPVPVPVSVPVPVHDHDHDHDMSSWSCSHHQKLWMRTELQDLGLWPGSCPVRNPGNTISLWRLPPQPELIDSVAELPSPNFFQLHPFFIWKPESAIMVRLRNNYILPCLHGCPHPQVVSAGVGRPRVIVGTSGQYYILSSRLCCKDCRKTWFADSPRWLEKLPKRFTNLLPAFLTYKKAICKSVMDELRRSGKSPTDMANQVNELMHLKYERAHLAYLQAIESVRDAEAGVYGQRSIGQFLRKENQPRAFGSYDKQDGWGGVSVSGFYLTDCLLEEFKRQEPAMSRLLQGTFGHVFRSDHTRKVARKVTLASGVMSSYAVMNEHWLIASWVMVQSETERSLEPMYQGMAKRYSNAGVEKAGYHWMDRDCCAAFKIPDSILGEHLNWDAWKTTPSIVAGATSGRQLNTCASRSHYNENIVVKLDLFHCLRRFSRECTSEHHPLYSTFCKLLSAAFSVVDQEDLKRLQDAYRFCGIHPANPTKQHIREHCRIKIPHPTELLDRVERVLSHFHLATDPNNVPLFKPSMLKRWRIQRVHILRGCLSDPELSEGIMYRYRGTLQLNHVPGEGAKVPIWIPVRGTSQQEGYHFHQAHWVTGTHVSPELFQAQGMTGVARWNYQRLVDLKQPGVILPAVFDPALMCELNAASMRVTGQEKYAAFLLSDRDTGERFGLQYREPGCRPVPLDWDKHRTLKRDEPAALMPPPPRQTPAAPAEDKAPDVAPSSSLTLPSGVPSPGPAPSIGHPLSAGALLKQEMPPEEVLDPSAATEISHALPLPLSSSPRSARTGPIKTGGRVFVLDHTRWTAPMKAAIDSLLQKHHGEKDRLKLVDQEYADMVHQSATDPNSLLHPTTRLHISHYVKHLAKLLNTSSSLNTSQEKLLDTQQLWHSLTEGSDTTCVPVVTLEAAVVKPPTPALSTPLTQDSLEKIVEGILEKQQQQQQQPQPEQKRKQTKTCLACGQPKSRYGTDGSSIHFFYQQGPVRYFYCSKKVHQSYAAEGLSDAKMPFEQFVHTDFFQRELEETKKRVEEKVEKKKEATRHPSSRPPL; encoded by the exons ATGCTGTCCAAACCTCGGCCGAACACTACTCCTGAACTGCAGGCATCACAGGTTGAAG CCTCATCAGGTGTGAAAAGGAAGACACCTGTGCCCCTTCCACCAGAGCTGGCATTCCTAGTGAAGGAGACTGCTGGTGCCACAAAACCGTTGAGTTCTGAGTCAACTCCAG AACCCAGACCAAGTGCTGCTTGCACCGCTTCACAAAATGAAGTCAGACTTGAGGACAGTGCTGAAGATG TTCCCTCAGCTCACCcccctgttcctgttcctgttcctgtgtctgtgcctgtgcCTGTGCATGACCATGACCATGACCATGACATGAGCAGCTGGAGCTGTTCTCATCACCAGAAGCTCTGGATGAGGACAGAGCTTCAGGATCTCGGGCTGTGGCCTGGGTCTTGTCCAGTGCGTAATCCGGGGAACACAATTTCATTGTGGCGTCTTCCTCCACAACCTGAGCTCATAGATTCCGTGGCTGAGCTCCCATCCCCCAACTTCTTTCAGCTCCACccattttttatttggaaacCTGAGAGTGCAATCATGGTCAGATTGAGGAACAATTACATCCTGCCCTGTCTCCATGGCTGTCCTCATCCACAGGTGGTCTCTGCAGGGGTGGGCAGGCCTCGGGTGATTGTTGGCACCAGCGGCCAATATTACATCCTCTCCTCACGACTCTGCTGCAAGGACTGTCGAAAGACCTGGTTTGCCGACAGTCCGCGATGGCTTGAGAAACTCCCCAAGCGCTTCACCAACCTTTTGCCTGCATTCCTGACTTACAAGAAGGCCATCTGTAAGTCTGTTATGGATGAGCTGAGGCGCTCTGGCAAGTCACCAACAGATATGGCCAACCAGGTGAATGAGCTCATGCACCTCAAGTATGAGCGAGCTCACCTGGCATACCTTCAAGCCATAGAGAGTGTCAGAGATGCTGAGGCTGGAGTGTATGGCCAGAGGAGCATCGGGCAGTTTCTGAGAAAAGAAAACCAGCCACGCGCTTTTGGGTCATATGACAAGCAAGATGGCTGGGGTGGAGTCTCTGTGTCCGGTTTCTACCTGACTGACTGCCTGCTGGAGGAGTTCAAACGTCAAGAGCCAGCTATGTCCAGGCTCCTCCAGGGAACATTTGGGCATGTTTTCCGGTCCGACCACACCAGAAAAGTGGCAAGGAAGGTGACCTTAGCCTCTGGGGTCATGTCCAGTTATGCTGTGATGAATGAGCACTGGCTCATCGCATCCTGGGTGATGGTTCAGTCTGAGACTGAGAGGTCCTTGGAGCCAATGTACCAGGGGATGGCCAAGAGGTACAGCAATGCTGGAGTGGAAAAGGCAGGCTACCACTGGATGGACAG GGATTGCTGTGCTGCCTTTAAAATCCCAGACAGCATCCTTGGAGAACATCTGAACTGGGATGCCTGGAAGACTACCCCGTCCATTGTTGCTGGAGCGACCTCTGGAAGACAGTTGAACACCTGTGCCTCAAGATCGCATTATAATGAGAACATTGTTGTGAAACTGGACTTGTTTCACTGTCTGAGGCGCTTTTCACGGGAGTGCACCTCTGAGCATCACCCtctgtacagcactttctgtaagctcctctctgctgccttcTCTGTTGTGGATCAGGAAGACCTGAAGAGGCTCCAGGATGCTTATAGGTTCTGTGGTATTCATCCAGCCAATCCCACCAAACAGCACATACGGGAGCACTGCAGGATTAAAATACCCCATCCAACAGAGCTGCTGGACAGAGTGGAGAGAGTCCTGAGTCACTTTCACCTGGCGACGGACCCTAACAATGTCCCACTCTTTAAGCCATCCATGCTGAAGAGATGGCGAATTCAGAGAGTGCACATTCTCCGTGGGTGCCTCAGTGACCCTGAACTCTCCGAGGGCATAATGTACAGGTACCGAGGAACTCTGCAGTTGAACCACGTACCTGGTGAAGGTGCCAAAGTCCCGATTTGGATCCCTGTCAGAGGTACATCACAGCAGGAGGGATACCATTTCCACCAGGCTCACTGGGTCACTGGCACTCATGTCTCCCCTGAATTGTTCCAGGCCCAGGGTATGACAGGGGTAGCACGATGGAACTACCAGCGGCTGGTGGACCTTAAACAGCCAGGTGTCAtcctccctgctgtctttgacCCAGCTTTAATGTGCGAGTTAAACGCTGCTTCCATGAGAGTGACAGGGCAGGAGAAGTATGCTGCATTTCTCCTCTCCGACAGGGACACTGGAGAGAGGTTTGGCCTTCAGTACAGAGAGCCAGGCTGCCGTCCAGTCCCACTGGACTGGGACAAACACAGGACTCTGAAGAGAGATGAGCCTGCCGCTCTTATGCCTCCGCCCCCCCGGCAGacacctgctgctcctgctgaagATAAAGCTCCAGACGTGGCACCCTCCTCCAGTTTGACACTGCCCTCTGGCGTGCCATCCCCTGGACCAGCACCATCCATCGGCCATCCACTCTCTGCTGGTGCGCTGCTAAAGCAGGAGATGCCACCAGAAGAAGTCCTGGATCCTTCAGCAGCAACGG AAATCTCACATGCCCTGCCGCTGCCTTTGAGTTCCTCACCAAGGAGTGCCCGCACTGGACCCATAAAAACTGGCGGAAGAGTTTTTGTGTTGGACCACACACGCTGGACAGCACCCATGAAAGCTGCTATTGACAGTTTGCTGCAGAAGCACCATGGAGAGAAGGACCGCCTGAAGCTTGTGGATCAAGAATACGCTGACATGGTCCATCAGTCAGCCACAGATCCAAACAGCTTGCTCCACCCCACAACCAGGCTGCACATATCTCACTATGTGAAGCACCTGGCAAAACTCCTGAACACCAGTTCCTCCTTGAACACAAGTCAGGAAAAACTTCTGGACACTCAGCAGCTGTGGCACTCTTTAACAGAGGGGAGTGACACTACTTGTGTTCCTGTGGTCACCTTGGAGGCAGCTGTTGTCAAGCCCCCTACACCTGCCCTGTCCACACCTCTAACCCAAGACTCCCTTGAGAAAATTGTGGAGGGCATCTtggaaaagcagcagcagcagcaacaacagcccCAGCCAGAGCAGAAGAGAAAGCAGACAAAGACGTGTCTTGCCTGTGGACAGCCCAAGTCTCGATATGGGACGGATGGATCCTCCATCCACTTTTTTTACCAACAGGGGCCTGTGCGCTATTTCTACTGCTCTAAGAAGGTGCATCAGAGTTATGCTGCTGAGGGACTTTCTGATGCCAAGATGCCCTTTGAGCAGTTTGTCCACACAGATTTCTTCCAGAGGGAGTTGGAGGAAACCAAAAAACGTGTGGAAGAgaaggtggaaaaaaaaaaggaagcgaCCAGACACCCATCCAGCCGGCCGCCTCTGTAG
- the LOC117804752 gene encoding uncharacterized protein LOC117804752 isoform X1: MFKLQLYLQKRQQSASASPPVERPSRVPKPLVMDEDEELESAMISMKSSELQVQTYAVSAAPIPAAAIPGVSPGAKKVPSAMLSKPRPNTTPELQASQVEASSGVKRKTPVPLPPELAFLVKETAGATKPLSSESTPEPRPSAACTASQNEVRLEDSAEDVPSAHPPVPVPVPVSVPVPVHDHDHDHDMSSWSCSHHQKLWMRTELQDLGLWPGSCPVRNPGNTISLWRLPPQPELIDSVAELPSPNFFQLHPFFIWKPESAIMVRLRNNYILPCLHGCPHPQVVSAGVGRPRVIVGTSGQYYILSSRLCCKDCRKTWFADSPRWLEKLPKRFTNLLPAFLTYKKAICKSVMDELRRSGKSPTDMANQVNELMHLKYERAHLAYLQAIESVRDAEAGVYGQRSIGQFLRKENQPRAFGSYDKQDGWGGVSVSGFYLTDCLLEEFKRQEPAMSRLLQGTFGHVFRSDHTRKVARKVTLASGVMSSYAVMNEHWLIASWVMVQSETERSLEPMYQGMAKRYSNAGVEKAGYHWMDRDCCAAFKIPDSILGEHLNWDAWKTTPSIVAGATSGRQLNTCASRSHYNENIVVKLDLFHCLRRFSRECTSEHHPLYSTFCKLLSAAFSVVDQEDLKRLQDAYRFCGIHPANPTKQHIREHCRIKIPHPTELLDRVERVLSHFHLATDPNNVPLFKPSMLKRWRIQRVHILRGCLSDPELSEGIMYRYRGTLQLNHVPGEGAKVPIWIPVRGTSQQEGYHFHQAHWVTGTHVSPELFQAQGMTGVARWNYQRLVDLKQPGVILPAVFDPALMCELNAASMRVTGQEKYAAFLLSDRDTGERFGLQYREPGCRPVPLDWDKHRTLKRDEPAALMPPPPRQTPAAPAEDKAPDVAPSSSLTLPSGVPSPGPAPSIGHPLSAGALLKQEMPPEEVLDPSAATEISHALPLPLSSSPRSARTGPIKTGGRVFVLDHTRWTAPMKAAIDSLLQKHHGEKDRLKLVDQEYADMVHQSATDPNSLLHPTTRLHISHYVKHLAKLLNTSSSLNTSQEKLLDTQQLWHSLTEGSDTTCVPVVTLEAAVVKPPTPALSTPLTQDSLEKIVEGILEKQQQQQQQPQPEQKRKQTKTCLACGQPKSRYGTDGSSIHFFYQQGPVRYFYCSKKVHQSYAAEGLSDAKMPFEQFVHTDFFQRELEETKKRVEEKVEKKKEATRHPSSRPPL; the protein is encoded by the exons ATGTTCAAGCTGCAGCTGTACCTACAGAAGAGGCAGCAATCCGCCTCAGCTTCCCCACCCGTCGAACGTCCCTCAAGAGTCCCCAAACCTCTGG TGATGGACGAGGATGAAGAGCTTGAGAGTGCAATGATAAGCATGAAATCCTCTGAACTACAAGTGCAGACCT ACGCTGTGTCAGCAGCACCCATACCAGCAGCTGCCATACCAGGAGTGTCCCCAGGAGCAAAGAAAG TTCCATCTGCAATGCTGTCCAAACCTCGGCCGAACACTACTCCTGAACTGCAGGCATCACAGGTTGAAG CCTCATCAGGTGTGAAAAGGAAGACACCTGTGCCCCTTCCACCAGAGCTGGCATTCCTAGTGAAGGAGACTGCTGGTGCCACAAAACCGTTGAGTTCTGAGTCAACTCCAG AACCCAGACCAAGTGCTGCTTGCACCGCTTCACAAAATGAAGTCAGACTTGAGGACAGTGCTGAAGATG TTCCCTCAGCTCACCcccctgttcctgttcctgttcctgtgtctgtgcctgtgcCTGTGCATGACCATGACCATGACCATGACATGAGCAGCTGGAGCTGTTCTCATCACCAGAAGCTCTGGATGAGGACAGAGCTTCAGGATCTCGGGCTGTGGCCTGGGTCTTGTCCAGTGCGTAATCCGGGGAACACAATTTCATTGTGGCGTCTTCCTCCACAACCTGAGCTCATAGATTCCGTGGCTGAGCTCCCATCCCCCAACTTCTTTCAGCTCCACccattttttatttggaaacCTGAGAGTGCAATCATGGTCAGATTGAGGAACAATTACATCCTGCCCTGTCTCCATGGCTGTCCTCATCCACAGGTGGTCTCTGCAGGGGTGGGCAGGCCTCGGGTGATTGTTGGCACCAGCGGCCAATATTACATCCTCTCCTCACGACTCTGCTGCAAGGACTGTCGAAAGACCTGGTTTGCCGACAGTCCGCGATGGCTTGAGAAACTCCCCAAGCGCTTCACCAACCTTTTGCCTGCATTCCTGACTTACAAGAAGGCCATCTGTAAGTCTGTTATGGATGAGCTGAGGCGCTCTGGCAAGTCACCAACAGATATGGCCAACCAGGTGAATGAGCTCATGCACCTCAAGTATGAGCGAGCTCACCTGGCATACCTTCAAGCCATAGAGAGTGTCAGAGATGCTGAGGCTGGAGTGTATGGCCAGAGGAGCATCGGGCAGTTTCTGAGAAAAGAAAACCAGCCACGCGCTTTTGGGTCATATGACAAGCAAGATGGCTGGGGTGGAGTCTCTGTGTCCGGTTTCTACCTGACTGACTGCCTGCTGGAGGAGTTCAAACGTCAAGAGCCAGCTATGTCCAGGCTCCTCCAGGGAACATTTGGGCATGTTTTCCGGTCCGACCACACCAGAAAAGTGGCAAGGAAGGTGACCTTAGCCTCTGGGGTCATGTCCAGTTATGCTGTGATGAATGAGCACTGGCTCATCGCATCCTGGGTGATGGTTCAGTCTGAGACTGAGAGGTCCTTGGAGCCAATGTACCAGGGGATGGCCAAGAGGTACAGCAATGCTGGAGTGGAAAAGGCAGGCTACCACTGGATGGACAG GGATTGCTGTGCTGCCTTTAAAATCCCAGACAGCATCCTTGGAGAACATCTGAACTGGGATGCCTGGAAGACTACCCCGTCCATTGTTGCTGGAGCGACCTCTGGAAGACAGTTGAACACCTGTGCCTCAAGATCGCATTATAATGAGAACATTGTTGTGAAACTGGACTTGTTTCACTGTCTGAGGCGCTTTTCACGGGAGTGCACCTCTGAGCATCACCCtctgtacagcactttctgtaagctcctctctgctgccttcTCTGTTGTGGATCAGGAAGACCTGAAGAGGCTCCAGGATGCTTATAGGTTCTGTGGTATTCATCCAGCCAATCCCACCAAACAGCACATACGGGAGCACTGCAGGATTAAAATACCCCATCCAACAGAGCTGCTGGACAGAGTGGAGAGAGTCCTGAGTCACTTTCACCTGGCGACGGACCCTAACAATGTCCCACTCTTTAAGCCATCCATGCTGAAGAGATGGCGAATTCAGAGAGTGCACATTCTCCGTGGGTGCCTCAGTGACCCTGAACTCTCCGAGGGCATAATGTACAGGTACCGAGGAACTCTGCAGTTGAACCACGTACCTGGTGAAGGTGCCAAAGTCCCGATTTGGATCCCTGTCAGAGGTACATCACAGCAGGAGGGATACCATTTCCACCAGGCTCACTGGGTCACTGGCACTCATGTCTCCCCTGAATTGTTCCAGGCCCAGGGTATGACAGGGGTAGCACGATGGAACTACCAGCGGCTGGTGGACCTTAAACAGCCAGGTGTCAtcctccctgctgtctttgacCCAGCTTTAATGTGCGAGTTAAACGCTGCTTCCATGAGAGTGACAGGGCAGGAGAAGTATGCTGCATTTCTCCTCTCCGACAGGGACACTGGAGAGAGGTTTGGCCTTCAGTACAGAGAGCCAGGCTGCCGTCCAGTCCCACTGGACTGGGACAAACACAGGACTCTGAAGAGAGATGAGCCTGCCGCTCTTATGCCTCCGCCCCCCCGGCAGacacctgctgctcctgctgaagATAAAGCTCCAGACGTGGCACCCTCCTCCAGTTTGACACTGCCCTCTGGCGTGCCATCCCCTGGACCAGCACCATCCATCGGCCATCCACTCTCTGCTGGTGCGCTGCTAAAGCAGGAGATGCCACCAGAAGAAGTCCTGGATCCTTCAGCAGCAACGG AAATCTCACATGCCCTGCCGCTGCCTTTGAGTTCCTCACCAAGGAGTGCCCGCACTGGACCCATAAAAACTGGCGGAAGAGTTTTTGTGTTGGACCACACACGCTGGACAGCACCCATGAAAGCTGCTATTGACAGTTTGCTGCAGAAGCACCATGGAGAGAAGGACCGCCTGAAGCTTGTGGATCAAGAATACGCTGACATGGTCCATCAGTCAGCCACAGATCCAAACAGCTTGCTCCACCCCACAACCAGGCTGCACATATCTCACTATGTGAAGCACCTGGCAAAACTCCTGAACACCAGTTCCTCCTTGAACACAAGTCAGGAAAAACTTCTGGACACTCAGCAGCTGTGGCACTCTTTAACAGAGGGGAGTGACACTACTTGTGTTCCTGTGGTCACCTTGGAGGCAGCTGTTGTCAAGCCCCCTACACCTGCCCTGTCCACACCTCTAACCCAAGACTCCCTTGAGAAAATTGTGGAGGGCATCTtggaaaagcagcagcagcagcaacaacagcccCAGCCAGAGCAGAAGAGAAAGCAGACAAAGACGTGTCTTGCCTGTGGACAGCCCAAGTCTCGATATGGGACGGATGGATCCTCCATCCACTTTTTTTACCAACAGGGGCCTGTGCGCTATTTCTACTGCTCTAAGAAGGTGCATCAGAGTTATGCTGCTGAGGGACTTTCTGATGCCAAGATGCCCTTTGAGCAGTTTGTCCACACAGATTTCTTCCAGAGGGAGTTGGAGGAAACCAAAAAACGTGTGGAAGAgaaggtggaaaaaaaaaaggaagcgaCCAGACACCCATCCAGCCGGCCGCCTCTGTAG